One window from the genome of Pyxicephalus adspersus chromosome 6, UCB_Pads_2.0, whole genome shotgun sequence encodes:
- the GAL3ST1 gene encoding galactosylceramide sulfotransferase yields the protein MCAQAQGKLCRSVWKGLVLGTLFTSFLILLYSYAAPPLSLSSTENPVSFRCQSSSISDSNLHEANSSSGSSQHCVPRHNLMFLKTHKTGSSTILNILFRYGEKHNLHFAFPRGRNDFEYPSYFQRWKVEGYQPGMCFNIICNHMRYRHSEVSLLMPQDTTFVTILRNPALLFESSFQYFARVVPLTWTLPGSGSEQKMDAFLQSPLSYYDSSGFNSHYLRNLLTFDLGFDNEIDVGDPRVKDLLEELDNRFQLVMLLEYFDESLLLLRELMCWEMDDVLYFKLNARKDSSSSRLSSEMYQLAEQWNALDLLIYQHFNTTFWKKVEEYGMERMKNDVKQLRRRNEELKQECIAGGGPVDANKIKESGLQPWQPLGQASIQGYNLKKNIMPQHRKLCRSMLTPEIQYMSRLGADLWVTRLWGNIRALLNW from the coding sequence aaaccCAGTCTCCTTCCGTTGTCAGTCATCTTCAATTTCTGACTCCAATCTCCATGAAGCCAATTCTAGTTCTGGCTCTTCACAGCACTGTGTACCACGGCACAACCTTATGTTTCTGAAAACCCACAAAACAGGGAGCAGCACAATCCTTAACATTCTATTCCGCTATGGAGAGAAGCACAATCTTCATTTTGCCTTCCCCCGTGGGCGCAATGACTTTGAGTATCCAAGCTATTTTCAGCGCTGGAAGGTTGAGGGCTACCAGCCTGGCATGTGCTTTAATATCATCTGCAATCATATGCGCTACCGGCATTCTGAAGTAAGCCTTCTCATGCCTCAGGATACAACCTTCGTCACTATTCTTCGCAATCCAGCCCTGCTTTTCGAATCCTCATTCCAGTACTTTGCCCGTGTGGTACCATTAACATGGACGCTGCCAGGATCAGGAAGTGAACAAAAGATGGATGCTTTCCTACAAAGTCCCCTCAGTTACTACGATTCCAGTGGATTTAATTCACACTATCTACGTAACCTGTTGACCTTTGACCTAGGTTTTGATAATGAAATCGATGTGGGAGACCCTAGAGTAAAAGATTTGTTGGAGGAGCTCGATAATCGATTTCAATTGGTCATGCTTTTAGAATATTTTGATGAGTCGTTGTTGCTGTTGCGTGAGTTGATGTGTTGGGAAATGGAtgatgtactttattttaaattaaatgctcGTAAAGACTCAAGTAGCTCACGTCTAAGCTCAGAGATGTACCAGTTGGCAGAGCAGTGGAATGCACTTGACTTACTTATTTATCAACATTTCAATACCACTTTTTGGAAGAAGGTAGAAGAATATGGGATGGAGAGAATGAAAAATGATGTGAAACAACTGAGGAGAAGGAACGAAGAACTGAAGCAGGAATGTATTGCAGGAGGAGGCCCAGTAGATGCCAATAAGATCAAAGAGTCTGGCCTGCAACCCTGGCAGCCTCTGGGACAAGCATCTATACAaggatataatttaaaaaagaacattatgCCCCAGCACAGGAAGCTGTGCCGAAGTATGCTGACTCCTGAAATACAGTACATGAGCCGGCTAGGAGCAGATCTTTGGGTCACAAGACTCTGGGGTAATATTAGGGCATTGCTAAACTGGTGA